The DNA sequence GCATTTGATGGCCGATGGCGTGCATCAAATGGGTCTTGCCTAAGCCGACGCCTCCATAGAAGAAGAGCGGGTTGTAGATTGTGCCGGGTTCCTCCGCCACGACGAGGGCGGCAGCGTGAGCCATCTGGTTTCCTTTTCCGATAACAAAGGTGTCAAAGGTATACTTGCTGTTCAGTTGGGCATCCTTGAAGAGACGATTGTTGTTGGTGCGTTTTATGGTCGGTTTTGCAATATCGGGCATTTCCTCGTTCTTGATCATAAAAATGGGAGTCAGTTCTTTGCCGCTGAATTCGTAGATGCCTTCAACAATTCTGCTCATCAAATTATTTTGCCAATAATCTTTATGTAAAGAAGAGGGAACTTCGATGATGATATTCGTATCAGTCAGTCGGACCGGGACTGCGCTGTCTATCCAAGTATCGTAGCTGACTTTGGACAGTGATTCTTGAAATTTTTCTTGCAGATAACGCCATAATGAATAGATGTCATCCAAATGGGACACCTCCTTTTAGTGAGTCCTTTTTATTTTAGCATTATATCAAAAAGTTTTCCACAACTCTTTTCAGCTGTGAATAAAACAATTAACCGGTGTATAAATAGTTGTCCACAGGTCCAGGAAGGGTGTGGACAAGATTTGTTGATGAAGCAGTTGTCCACGGTCGGTTGTGGAATGGAATGTTTTTAAAACATGCATTGTTACAACGTTTGATACACTTTTCCACAGGTTTTTCGGGTGGGGTTTCGGTAGAAATACACACGCTGTAGGAATGTGGATAAACCGGGTCGAAGGTGTGAGCAATCAGGGCGATTGCAGAAGTTATCCCGTGGCATTGTGCATTAAAAAAAAGGTTGTGGATAATTTTATTTTGATGAGAAATAATTTTTTTTCAAGAAAGGTATTTTATCTTTCAATGTTTTGTGCTATTATATCTCAGTGAGTTCAATAAAATGAACCAATTTTACTTGACAGGTCACATTCTGTCTCTTTATAATGTTAATGGACTGTCTAAACAGTGAAATATAACCTATTTGAAAGATAGTTTATCAGGAGGTGTAAAGATCAATGAAAAGAACATACCAACCTAAAAAACGTCACCGTCAATCCGTTCATGGTTTCCGTAAACGTATGAGCACAAAAAACGGCCGTAGAGTATTAGCAAGAAGACGCGCTAAAGGCAGAAAAGTTATCTCTGCATAGATCACTGACCGTTTCAGTGGTCTTTTTTTTTAAGTATTTCGAAAAGTGCAAAAATGTCTTTCTTAAATGGAGAGTATGACAAATGTGTCCAACAGAACCGACAGCAGAGATGCCTAGGGAGTGGGTTCATATTTGTGATGATAACGGAGAGAGAAATTTTTCTGTTTTTCTCCATTTGGGGGAGATTTTTTTTGCATGTTATGATTGCAGATTTGAGGGAAGAACATGAGGAAATCTTTTCGTGTTAAGAAAGAAAAAGAATTTCAGAAAGTATTTCATAATGGTGTGTCCAAAGCGAACCGCCAATTCGTGATCTATGTGCTTGATAAAAAGGGGCAACCGCATTTTCGGGTCGGTTTGTCCGTGGGCAAAAAAATCGGCAATGCCGTCGTGCGGAATGCCGTCAAAAGAAAAATCCGCCAGGCACTCACGGAATTGAAGGCAGATTTGGTTCAGGACATTGACTTCATCGTGATCGCGCGTAAACCGGTTGCTGAAATGTCGGCTGCGGAGGTCAAAAAGAGTCTGACCCATGTCCTTAAGCTTTCCAACCTTTTGAAAAAAAAATAAACTATATTATTCCTATTAAGGAGGAGTTCTCTTGTCAAAGCGTAAGCGATTACTTTTTACACTCAGCTTATTTGCTGTTATGATGGTTCTATCAGCATGTGGGACAGAGCCTATCACCTCGGATAGCACCGGTTTTTGGGACCGTTATGTTGTCTTTAATTTTTCCAACATGATCGTGTGGTTGTCCAATCTATTTTTCAGTAATTATGGTCTGGGAATCATTGCCTTTACGATCATCATCCGGGTTATCCTGTTGCCGCTCAATCATTTCCAGACGAAGAGCACGAAAAAAATGTCGGCTGTTCAACCGCAGATAAAAGCGCTGCAGGCGAAATATGCCTCTAAAGATCGGGAAACGCAGGAACATCTGCAGAAAGAAGTTTCCAAACTGTATGCCGATAACGATGTGAATCCTTATATGGGCTGCCTGCCTGTTTTGGTTCAGATGCCTGTCCTGATGGCGTTGTACCAAGCAATCAGCCGGACTGAAATTTTGAAGAGCGGCAGCTTCCTATGGATGAACTTAGGAGAACGCGATCCATTCTTCATTTTGCCGGTAGTGGCCGCCATCCTGACTTATGCTACAAGCAAGTTGACGATGATGTCACAGACGGATGCGAATCCCGCGACCAAATCGATGACGTACACGATGCCGATCATGATTTTGATGATGGGTATCAACTTCCCGAGCGCCTTGTCATTGTATTGGGTAGCAAGTAATGCCTTCTCAGTCGGGCAGACGCTGATGCTGAACAACCCATACAAGGCCATCCGCGAGCGCGAACAAGCGGAAGCAGAAACAAAAGCGCGCGAAAAAGCATTGAAGAAAGCTCAAAATCCTAAAAAGAAAAAGAAAAACTAGTTATACTTTGAAGTAGGAAAGGATGACATTCTATTATGGATAAAGTAATTGCGAAAGATACGACCGTTGATAAAGCGATTCGCAAAGGTCTGGATTTGTTGGGCGTAGACAGCCATGAAGCCGATATCGTCGTAATCTCTGAAGGTAAAAAAGGGATTTTTGGATTCGGACAAAAAGAGGCAGTCGTGGAAATCACGCTCAAAGAAATCAGGGACTTTGATGAAGCAGGCGATATCCAGTTAGCTGAAATCGAAGAGACAGTCGAAGATATCGTAGAAGATCTTGAAGAGGATTATCCGGAAACTGCGGAAAAGATATTGGCTGATCAACCTGAAATCGATACAGTGATTTCTTCCGATGAGGATGAAGAAGCCGAAGAATATGAAGATTATGATGAAGAATCCGGTCGCGATGAAGCGATTGCCGCAGTGACCGAGTATCTTACTTCGGTATCTGAAGCATATGGGGCGCCTGCGATCGTAACGGTCGAAGAGAAGAACAATATGCTGATTTTCCAAATGGAAAGCGAAAAGCCAGGCTTATTGATCGGCAAATTCGGAAAAATCGTCAATGCTCTCCAGATATTGGCGCAAGCGCTGGTGCAACGCTATGTGCGTCGCCGCTTGTCCGTAATCGTTAATGTCGGTGACTACCGTGAGCGCAGAGCTGCCGTATTGGAAAGCATCGCCGATCGTACTGCGGAACGCGTCATCAAAACGAAACAGCCCGTTTTCCTTGAGCCGCTGCCTGCTTTTGAAAGAAAACAGATCCATGCGCGTTTGAGCCAGAATAAACGCATCAAAACCCATTCCGAGGGCAAAGAGCCGCATCGTTATTTGGTTGTTGAGATAGCGGAATAAGTGTACATCCAAAAAACTTCACCAGGGATCAGCTCGATTCCCGGTGAAGTTTTTTTTGTCTTGCCGCTTTTCTTGCTGCCTAGCATTCAGCAGAGGTCGCAAATTATGGGAAGATGGACTAAACTGAAGATAATACAAACGGAAACGAGGGGTAGTATGGAAGAGTTCAAGGCTTTATGGGCGGAAAATATAGATGCGAAAGTGGAAACGACGGTCAGAACATTCAATAAAGAGGACTTGCCTGAAGGGGAGGTGCTGATCGAAGTGCATTATTCGAGCGTCAACTACAAGGACGGACTGGCCGGAACCAATCCGAAAAGCGGGGTCATCCGCAATTATCCCATGATTTTGGGGATCGATCTGAGCGGCGTGGTCGTGGAATCGCTCGATCCAGCTTTCGGGGCAGGGGATGAGGTAATCTTGACTGGCTACGGTTTAGGGGTGAATCATTTCGGCGGATTCAGTCAATATGCCCGGGTCCCAGCAGCCTGGGTCGTTCCGTTGCCGGAAGGATTGAGTTTAAGGGAAGCAATGATCATCGGAACGGCCGGTTACACAGCGGCGGAATCAGTGGATGCTTTGGATAAACAAGGCATCCAGCCTCAAACGGGTACTGTTTTGGTGACTGGGGCTTCCGGCGGTGTCGGCGGGATGGCGATCGCTATGTTGAAGCGTCTAGGGTATACGGTCGAAGCTATGTCCCGCAAAAAAGCGGACTGTATGGATTACCTGAAGGGACTGGGTGCTGAAGCGGTTCTTCATCCTGAAGAAGTGGCGCTGGAGAAGAAGCGGCCATTGGCGCAGCAGCGTTGGGCGGCGATCGTCGATCCGGTCGGCGGTCCGATGCTGCCTGATTTGCTGGCGCAGCTGCACTACGGCGGCTGTCTGGCTTTGAGCGGAAATGCCGGCGGAATCGCATTCGAGGCGACCGTACTGCCGTTCATCCTGAGGGGCGTCAAACTTGTTGGAATCGATTCAGTGAACCATCCGTACGCTGAACGAATCAAGCTTTGGGAGCGGATGGCAAGCAATCTGAAGCCGGAAAATCTGGAGTTGCTGGCCGAACAGGAAATCGCATTGGAAGATTTGCCGGCAGCTTTCAGGAAGATCATGGACGGAAAGATGCACGGGCGTACGTTGGTGAAAGTGAAGCAAGGGATATGATCGGCTTGGCATAATCAAGAGAAACGGCAAGGGAATGGGCCATCCGATCCTGTAGCCGTTTTTTTTTTTTGATTGTGTTGTCCAGCTTATTAACGCTTTATAAAATGCGGGAAATTGACAACTTGTCTATACAAGTAAAAGCGCAGCGGGTGGAAAACGTTTGCATTATAAAATATTTCGAGGTAGAATAGAAATGTCAGGAACATGTATATACAAGTTTAGGAGGAGAAAAAATGGTAGATTTCAACAAAGATGCAAAGGATTTGCTGGAATATATCGGTGGACCCGATAATATTTCTGCAGTCAGTCACTGTGCCACTCGGATGCGTTTCGTTCTGAATGATCCGGCTGCCGCCAACATCAAGAAGATCGAAGACATACCCGCAGTAAAAGGAACCTTCACCCAAGCAGGACAATTTCAGGTCATCATCGGTAATGAAGTGCCACAATTTTATAACGAGTTTGCGAAGGTATCCGGCAAAGAGGGTGTCTCAAAAGATGAGGCAAAAGCAGCAGCCAAGCAGAATCAGAATGTCGTGCAGCGTGCCATGGCTGTTCTGGCGGAAATCTTTACACCGCTGATTCCGGCAATCGTAGTGGGGGGTCTTATCCTCGGGTTCCGCAACGTGCTTGAAGGGATCAATTTCGCCAATGGCACAATCGTTTCCAATTCTCAGTTCTGGACAGGCGTCAATGATTTCCTTTGGTTGATCGGTGAAGCCATTTTCCACTTCTTGCCAGTCGGCATCACTTGGAGCATCACGAAAAAGATGGGCACTACGCAAATTCTGGGTATTGTTCTAGGGATCACATTGGTATCACCGCAATTATTGAATGCCTATGGTGTCGCTGGCGCGCAAGAAATTCCATTCTGGGATTTCGGTGCTTTCACGATCAACAAGATCGGTTATCAAGCGCAAGTCATTCCGGCCATGTTGGCTGGGTTTGTGTTGGCCTACTTGGAGATCTGGCTGCGTAAATGGGTTCCGCAGTACATTTCGATGATTGTGGTTCCGTTATTGGCCTTGGTTCCTACTGTCATCATCGCGCATACAGTGTTGGGGCCTATCGGTTGGACGATCGGACAATGGGTTTCCGAAGTCGTCTATGCCGGATTGACAGGGGACTTCAGATGGCTGTTCGGTCTGTTCTTCGGTACGCTCTATTCGCCGCTTGTCATCACGGGGCTTCATCATATGTCCAATGCCATCGACCTGCAGCTGATCGCTGATTTCGGCGGCACGAACCTGTGGCCGATGATCGCTCTTTCGAATATCGCACAAGGCTCGGCCGTACTGGCAATCATCTTCCTGCACAGGGGAAATGAAAAAGAGGAACAGGTTTCCATACCGGCCGCCATCTCCTGCTACTTGGGCGTAACCGAACCAGCCATGTTCGGGATCAACATCAAATACATCTATCCGTTCGTTGCAGCAATGATCGGATCCGGAATCGCCGGATTGGTGGCTACGACCTTCAACGTCATGGCGAACAGTATCGGAGTAGGTGGGATTCCAGGTTTCTTGAGCATCCAGACCGATTCGATGGCGATGTTCATCGTATGTATGGCCATCGCGATCGTCGTGCCGTTCCTGTTGACGATTGTGTTCGAAAAGAAACAACTTTTCGTTCCCAAAGGCGAAGTCGAGGACGCACCGGTTATCCAAACGCAAAAATAAAAAGTGAATTACTGGAGGCAAAAAGCTGTTAGTGAAGCTTTTTGCCTTCAGTCATAGTGAGAAGACAGGAGGTTTTACAATGAAAGACTTTCAAAAAAAAGTGATCTATCAGCTTTATCCAAAATCATTCAAGGATTCCGATGGAAACGGCATCGGTGATCTCCAAGGGATCATCAGCAAAGTGCCATATTTGGCGGAACTGGGCATCGATATGATCTGGATGAATCCGATTTTCGTATCCCCGCAAATGGACAATGGATACGATATCACTGATTATTATGCCATCGATCCTGTTTTCGGCACGATGGCAGACTTTGAAGAACTGATCCGGAAGCTGAAGCAGCATGGCATCGAAATCATGTTCGACATGGTGTTCAACCATACCTCGACCACGCACGAGTGGTTCCAGAAAGCATTGGCCGGTGACGAAGCGTACCAGGATTATTACATCATCCGCGATCCGAAAGAAGACGGCAGCCTGCCGACCAATTGGGGTTCGAAATTCGGCGGGGAGGCGTGGGCACCTTTCGGAGACACCGGCAAGTACTATCTGCATCTCTTTGATGTCACGCAAGCGGATCTGAACTGGCGCAACCCGAAAGTGCGCGAGGAACTGCAGGAAGTCGTCAATTTCTGGCTGGAAAAGGGAATCAAAGGCTTCCGATTCGATGTATTGAACCTCATCGGCAAGGATGTCGCGTTGGTGGACAGCCAAGGAAGCAATGAGAAGAGCCTCTATACGGATCGTCCGATCGTCCATGACTATATCCACGAGCTGAATCAGGCATCGTTCGGTACGCTGGAGGACATAATCACGGTCGGTGAGATGTCTTCGACCACTGTCGAAAACGGAATCCTTTATTCGAATCCGGACAGGAACGAATTGTCGATGATCTTCAGCTTCCACCATCTGAAGGTCGACTACAAGGATGGTGAAAAATGGACGGATCACCCGTTCGATTTTCTTGAACTGAAGCGGATTCTGAATGAGTGGCAGGCAGGGATGTCGGATGGGAACGGCTGGAACGCATTGTTCTGGAACAATCATGATCAGCCGCGCGCCAACAGCCGATTCGGCGATCCGATCCGTTATCCTTTCGAAACAGCTTCTATGCTGGCGCAAACGATCCATCTGCTGAGGGGCACGCCTTACATCTACCAGGGCGAGGAAATCGGCATGACGAATCCGGATTATGACGACATCAGCGTTTATCGGGATATCGAGTCGCACAATGCCTACCGCGATCTGAAACTTGCCGGGTTGACGCATCCGGAGGCCATGCGCATCATCAAACAAAAATCCCGCGACAACAGCCGGACGCCGATGCAATGGGACAGCAGCCCGCACGCCGGCTTTACGACAGGAGAACCTTGGCTGCAGGTGGCGGCCAATTATCCGGAAGTGAATGTCGAAAAAGAACTCGCTGAGGGCAAAATTTTCCGTTACTACCAGGAGTTGATCCGTATCCGTAAAGAGCATCCGGTCATTGTGGACGGTTCCTACGAGGGTATCCTGTTGGATGACCCCGAAGTGTTCGCCTATATCCGGGAGAACGGGGAGGAAAAAGTGCTTGTCCTGAACCATTTTTATGCCGGCGAGTACACGATCAGCGTACCGGAAGAATGGGCAAATAAGGCCAGCAGTTTCCTGGCCGGCAACTACGGGGAGAGACAGCTTGCGTCGTCCTTCACGCTGAAGCCGTACGAAACCATCGCTTTCAGGATAATAAAATAAACAGCAAGTTACGTGATGACGAAACAAATGCACGTTGCCCCAAAAAGGGACAGCGTGCATTTGTTTATTTTTGGTAGACATTTCCGGAACGGCGGTTTAGGACAGTGTCCGCTTTTCGCCGTCAAGATCGATGATCGGTTGGATGTCCTGGACATATTCAAGGGTTCCCATATAGCTGCCGTCGTCATCCCTGACGGCGCGGTAGGTGACCATGATGAATTTGCCCATCGCGCGGAACCACATCGATTCGCTTTCTTTCGCGCCCGATTTCAGGTCGGCGAGCAGTTTCGTGACGATCGGCAGGCTCTTCGGCGGATGACAGTTCATGACGTCGCGGCCGATTGCGCTGCTGGTGCGCTTGAAGAATTTTTCTTCGCCGTTGTCATTGTAGTAGCGCACGATGTTGTCGGCATCCACAAAAGTCAATTCCAAAGGGATGTTGTTCAGCATCTTTTCCAATTGATGCGGCGTCAGGTGCCCGGTTTGGAAATTAATGTAAGGATTCGCTTCAGTCGTCAGTGTTTCATGTGAAACATCCTCGGGAATGGAACGATCCGGCACCCATTTTGCTTCCGGTTTGACGATGCAGTAGCCGATCTCTTCGGACTCCTTGGCTATCTGCAGCCAGTGGTCCTCATTGAAGATGTCGATGATCATCGGCAGGAGGATGTCTTCTTCCTTCGTAATCATCTCCGTCATTTCGTATTTCAGGTCGGAGAATGCTTTGGGAATCGCGGCAAAGTCCTCGTTTTGCAGAAGGGTTTTGAAGTCCTTATACATGGCGCGGATATCGTCATCGACACCCCACATGACTTTTGGCGGGGCTGTGATGCCTTTGTTCTCCATAATCGGGAAAATGGCGTATTCTTTGCGGGCATAATGCTTGTCGAATTCGCCGAGCAGCGCCAATTGTTTCTGGATGCCTGCCTTCAGGGTCGGTTCCTGCGTTTCAAGGTAGACGGCCAGTAATTTGCTGACCTTTTCCAGCGTGTTTTCGATGGCCAAATTTTCGAGTTTCATAACTTGGATCGGATGCCCGGCATGCTGCTGTTCCGCTGAAGTGGTGTAGACCGCTTCGATGGATCCGCCGAAGAGCGATGCATGCACGTTGCAGAGGCGTTGGATGTCTTCGGCATCTATCCCTTTGCCCATCAAGCCTTGCTCCATGACGGAAATCTCATAGGCGCTGACGCCCGTGAAATGCTTCTTGAAGTCGGCTTGCACCGCATCCCAATCCTCTCCTTTATGCAAGCGCAGGATGAGGCTCTGCAGGATGTCCTGGCGCTCCTGGAATTCCGCTGAACCCATACGGGCAATTCCGCCGGTTGGAGCGGCGGGCTCTGCCGGTTCGCTTGGAGTAACTGCTGCCGGTGACGGCGCCAATTCCTTCACGCTGAAGCCGTTTTTTGCGAGCGTTTCGACGAATGCCTCCTCCGGCACGTCGTTGCGTTTGAGAGCCTTCCCGATGGTCATGATTCGGCCGGCGGTATTCAGCATCTTGTCGCTGCGCAATGGTTCGAAGCCCAGACTGATGATGATTTCCCTGATTTCAGGGTATTGCTTCACCAGGTTGTAGACTGTATCGTTCAAACTGATTTCTTTCATAAGTTTTCCACCTCTATTTTAAATTGTGAAATGTTTCTTTTAGTTTCGTGCTGGCTTAATTATACTTGAAAGGAGTTGCTTAGTGCCACAGCATTCGTGCGTTGCAGCGATAGTTAGGGCAATGCCTTAGAAAGCGGTTGTGATATAATGAAGACAACTAAGGCAGAAGGTGGGAAAAAACATGAGAAAGAAAGTTTCGAATCTGATGATAGCGTTGTTGGTACCCCTATTAGCTTCTTGCAGCCTCTTTGGAGGATCCGATGCCTCATCCGATTCTTCGGCTGTCAGCAGTGTGTCCTCTTCCGTATCCAGTTCTTCAGACAGCGGATCGGCTTCCTCATCCTCTTCGGAACCTGCAGATGCAACGACAATCGAGGCTTATTATCCATTCAGCGCATCCGTATTCACAAAATATTTGGGTGAAGGGAACGAGTACGCTTCCTTCACGGTCTATCCGCAATACATCGAAGGCAACCGGATGCAGATTACTTCCAACAACGGCGGCACTCAGATCGTGACGGTATTGGAACTGGCTGACGGGGAACTCAGAGAAGTATTCACGCGTCCGGAAACCTACTTCAGGGAAAACATGCTTGAAAAAACAGCAAGCGGTGATGCGGCAAACCAGTTGGATATTCTGTTGAAGGAGCCTTTGGAAGTCGGCAACAGTTGGATGAATGCGAGCGGAGTCCCTTCCGAAATCACGAATCTGACTGCACAGATCGAAACACCGATGGGCAATTTTGAAGCGCTTGAAGTGACGACGACTTATGAAGCTTCCACTACCAAGGATTACTACGTAAAGGACATGGGCTTGGTGAAACGGGTGACGGATCTTGGGGATGACATGGTTGTCTCTTCCAGTCTGGAAGCACGCAACGAGAACGTTCCGGAAACGCAACAGTTGCGCGTCTTTTATCCGGACAGCGAACTGATGGGATTGGATGCAACAAGTATTGCCTTATCCTATGCAACCAATGACGTTACCCGCACCATTTTGGCGGAGGCGCTGAAGAACGTGCCGGATGCGCCAGGGGGAAGTCTGATCGGACCGAATGTCTCCATCAACAGCTTGTCCTTGAGTGACGATGGGCGTGTCTATGTGGACTTCTCGCAGGAATTCGTTTCTGAGATGAATGCCGGGACATCGGCGGAATCACTGATTTTGCAAGGTGTCGTCAATACAATCGGGGAATATTACGGCGTGCAGGAAGTCTACCTTACTGTGGCGGGAAACCCATATGAATCAGGACATATATTGATGGCCGAGGGTGCCTATTTCACCGTTGATTATACGAATGTCAACGAGTGACCAGCCCTTACATAAGCAAAAAAAGATGAAGCCGGCTTGGCTTCATCTTTTTTACTATTTGTAGCATGTTATTAATTGAAAAGTGCATCACCATAGGTGTTGTACAGGTTTGCAAAATGTTTCATGCATCTAAAATGATGGCTAGCGGTCCAAGCCTGCCTCTCGGAAATTAGATAAAGGAACCTCTTGTCTCTACGAGCCAAGACATACTGTTCGTCTAACCTGCTGACGCAGGAAGTCTCTCAGCAATTGCGCTCTGCGATGCTCATTTGCATGGGACTCTTAGGGGGTCATCCCCTTAGAGTCCCAGTATAAGGTGACCGTAGGGAACGTTGCGAGGCCAGATTTCCTAAATTTCTTTTATAGGCTGTGTTTTCTGCGGGCGAATTCGACGAAACGGAAACGATCCAGACGATGGCGCGACTCGGTATATTGGAACAGACGGGTGTCTTCCAGATAGACTTCACTCTTGACGACGACGACGTGTGTGTCATCCTTCAGATCCATCAGCTTGTGATCTTCCCGTGTAGCTGCCTCTACGACGAATTCCTTTTTGGCATAAGCGATATTCAGGCCCAATTCATTCTCCAAGTACGCGTAGATGGAATTTTCGGCAGCTTCGGAAGGGATTTGCTCGATGATGTCATGGAAGAGGTAGTCTTTATCCATGATGACGACTTCCCCGGCAATCTTGCGCAGCCGGATAAGGGAAATCACTTCTCGGTCGGGATCGACTTTCAGATCTTCGGCAAGGAATTCCGGAATGGTCTCGAGCTTATTCTTGATGACGATCGTTTCATTCGGGATTTGTTGGGAATCCTGCAGCTCTTTGAAGCTGGTCAGTCCGGAAACAGGGAAATTGAACCGTCTGATGTCCAGCACGATGGAACCTTTGCCCTGCTTCTTCTGAATGTAGCCACCTTCCAGCAAAAGCGCCAAAGCCTTTCTGATCGTTTCCCGTGAAACCTTGTAATGGTCCGATAGCGTCTTTTCGCTCGGCAACAAAGATCCGGTTTCGAATTCCGCATGCTCAATTTTTTTTCTCAAATCCATATAGATATCGAAGAATTTATTCATAATCATCGTTCCTCCTGTGAGCAGATGGGTTTGTTGGAAATTAAATAAGTAAGTTGAAAAAATCATGTTTAATAATATTATTCCATTTTATTCTATAGGATAAGAACAGAAATAAAAAGAAAATCAGTATATTTTTATTTTGGAAGGGTTTGCACATCGTAATTTTATCATATTATTGCCATTTATGGTGAAAAAGAGTTGATTTTTGAATAAAAAAGCAGGCGTTTTTTTGATGCGAAATGCAGGCGTCGGTTCTCCGGATTTGAATCAAAACAGATTATTTCCGAACGAAAACACCAATTGTTACCAAAAACGTTTGGAATAATGAGAGATGATGTGCTATATTAAAAATGAAAAATTGATAATGGGGGAAAAATGGATGAATACGATTGTTTCTGTCGTAATGGGTAGTACTTCTGACTGGGAAACTATGAAAGAAGCTTGCTTGATACTGGATGAATTCGGAATCGCTTATGAAAAGAAGGTCGTTTCGGCTCACCGGACACCGGATCTGATGTTCACCTTTGCTGAACAAGCACGGGCTGCGGGAACGAAAGTCATCATTGCCGGCGCAGGCGGCGCAGCGCACCTTCCGGGTATGATCGCTGCGAAAACGACGCTTCCGGTCATCGGTGTTCCAGTCCAATCGCGCGCATTGAGCGGCATGGATTCTTTGTTGTCCATCGTCCAGATGCCCGGCGGTGTTCCGGTTGCGACGGTAGCCATCGGCAAAGCAGGGGCAATCAATGCCGGTCTGCTTGCGGTGCAAATCCTTTCGATCGAAAATCAAGATTTGGCCGATCAATTGGAAAAGAGACGCGAAGATTTAAAACAAAAAGTATTGGAAAGCAGTGAAGACCTTGTATAAAGTACTGAAACCAAATGACGTAATCGGCATCATCGGCGGGGGACAATTGGGGCGCATGCTGGCACAGTCCGCAAAGCGGATGGGATTCACCGTCGGGATTTTGGATCCGGGCGAAAATTGCCCGGCAGCCCAAGTAGCGGATTGGCACATCCAGGCGGCATACGCTGACGCGTTGGCTTTGCGTGAATTGGCCGAAAAATCCGATGTCGTGACATTCGAATTTGAGAACATCGATGCGGCAGCGCTGCAGGAAGTGGAAACACTGTCCAGCATTCCGCAAGGCAGCGGAATTTTGACGATTACGCAAGACCGCATAAAGGAGAAGGAATTCCTTCAATCCGCCGGGGTATCGATTGCGCAATTCGCAGTAGTTGAAAATGCGGAACAACTGGATGCGGCCATCGCCAAAATCGGCTATCCGAGTGTTTTAAAAACGACCCGTTTCGGGTATGATGGTAAGGGGCAGGTTGTCCTGAAATCGGAAGCGGATAAAGAAGAAGCCATGAAGCTGGCGGCGGACAGCATCTGCGTTTTGGAGGCTTGGGTTCCTTTCACCAAAGAGCTTTCGGTCATGATCGTACGCAACCAAAAAGGCGAAGCTACAGTATTCCCGGTTTCCGAAAATATCCACATCAATAATATTCTGCACGAATCGATCGTGCCGGCCCGCGTCACAGCTGCGGTAGCCGAAAAAGCAAACAAAGCGGCCCACCAGATTGCCGATGCGCTTCAATTGGTGG is a window from the Trichococcus shcherbakoviae genome containing:
- the purK gene encoding 5-(carboxyamino)imidazole ribonucleotide synthase, yielding MKTLYKVLKPNDVIGIIGGGQLGRMLAQSAKRMGFTVGILDPGENCPAAQVADWHIQAAYADALALRELAEKSDVVTFEFENIDAAALQEVETLSSIPQGSGILTITQDRIKEKEFLQSAGVSIAQFAVVENAEQLDAAIAKIGYPSVLKTTRFGYDGKGQVVLKSEADKEEAMKLAADSICVLEAWVPFTKELSVMIVRNQKGEATVFPVSENIHINNILHESIVPARVTAAVAEKANKAAHQIADALQLVGTLGIEMFLAADDTIFINELAPRPHNSGHYTIEAMNVSQFDAHIQAVAGLPMPTARQLSPAIMVNILGQHMEGTIALREEKADWFFHYYGKAESRTDRKMGHITILTDDQEATLTEIDNTQIWNGGTI